Within Spinacia oleracea cultivar Varoflay chromosome 4, BTI_SOV_V1, whole genome shotgun sequence, the genomic segment AATACCGGGGGCATTCGAAGCTACATGCGGTATTCAAGCCCCCACAACAAGTGCCAataactttgagatcaagcccgccttgatcaatttggtcCAAAGCCACCCCTTTTGCGTGAAGAGCAATGAGTCACCTCACGAACATCTCAAACAattcgagcactattgtgacacaatcaagcacaatggtGTCACATCGGATTACGTGAGGTTAATATTGTTTTGTTTCTCACTACTTGGGCGagcaagtgattggcttgacaaggaggtcaagcccaacttACTTCTCACTTGGAACGAGGTGACTAGTGCGTTCTTGGCCAAGTTTTACtcgcatgggaagacggcggaaTATCGCCACAAAATCCAATCCTTTGAGCAAAGGCGAGACGAGTCACTCTTCGAAGCTTGGGATAGTTTTAAGaagtaccaaagggaatgccctcaccatgggatccctaaatggttgttgcttcaaaccttctacttggggttgagtccaagttcaaagacaagtctagatgcgggcgcgggaggtCCCATCATGAACAAGACACAAGATCAAATTGAAGAGATAATTGAGGACGTGGTCCAAAATTATCAAGCTTGGCATGTTGGTGCAAGGGATTATGAAGGCAAGGGAAGGAGTGATGATGGGAAAGGATCGGTCTATGCTATGGAGCAAGCTCGGATCATTGAGAAGCTTAGCTCGCGGTTGGAGAAACTTGAAAGCACGCCAAGGCAACCACCTTCACCATTTGCCGGAAGAGCATCAAGCCAACCGCCATCACCATCTACAATTCTACCTCCTTCGGCCACTCTTCTCACTAAGGGGAAGAGCAAGGTTAGTTCCTATGTCACAATGCCTCCGGGCACTTCATTTTGCGATAATTGCCAAGACTATGGTCACTTCCCCAATGCATGCCCCTTAGTTCATAATGTGTcttttgtggattatggcccttcgtattAAGGTGACTTTGATGTGGAATATGCTCATGCCTtaaatgagaggtctaggaacGATAACCCTAGCAATCAaaattttgctaggcaacctagagggccccctatgtatggttcccaccaaggctatggccaaggaagtgggtatgatagccaaaatCAAGGTAactatagagcacaaggctatcaaagccaagcgccctatggtcaacctcaaggttttggcaatcaaggccaatacaaccaaggtAGTTacaatcccaaccatcaaggtggcgggggttataactactcttatgggcaatttaggggtgcctcaagtgggggttatcctttgaactcggaAGGTCCTTATAGTGCATCTCAAATcccacctcccggattcaatggaccgaggacctttggcaaccaatatcaaccaaaccttagtggttatggcaatgcacctccaccactcccgcctctcaagtgtaatcttgaggctctcatggagttgtttgtgggggcgcaagccaagaagaatgtcgagtttgaggatggattcaagcaatccaacactcacttgaatatgattgagacccaactagCACAACTTGCTAGCACTATCAAAGAGCAACAAGTGCAcacaagtctcccaccccaagatCAACCTCCTAAGCAAATGTATGCAAttgtgacaaggagtgggaagacTTTAGATGATAGTGCTACGCATGTTGAAGCTCCTTGCTTCAGGGGTGAGAGTTCTATGGGAAATGAGTCCTCGGACCATGATGTTGCGGAAGAGAAGTCTCATGTCGACGATATGAGTGATGGTGATAAGTCGAAGGAgactcctcttcctcctctcccaaCTCCTCCTCCCCCCTATCCAGATTTAATAGGCACAAGTTAGATGTGCAATTCTCAAAATTTCTTGAGATTCTTCGACAAATGTATATCACTATCCCCTTTACGGTTGCGTTGAAACAAATGCCAACCTACACAAGATTTCTTAAGAAAATCTTGAGTGGGAAGCGAGATTTTGACGTAAAGGAGACGGTGAATCTCACCGAAAATTATAGTGCTATTATTCTTAACCAAACGCCACCTAAACTCAAAGACCTGGgtagtttttctatcccttgtgctattaaggagcttgaaataagcaatgcctTGTGTGATTTGGGTGCTAGTGTTAGTATAATGCCTTATTCAGTGTTCGCCAAGCTTGAAATTGGTGATCTTGTCCCAACcaacatcaccttgcaactTGCCGACCGTTCGGTCAAGTACCCTATTGGCAAGGTTGAGGATGTTCCCCTAGTTGTTGGCAAGCTTGCTTTCCTTGTGGACTTCGTCGTCTTGGACATTGATGAGGATTCCCATACCCCCATTATCGGGTGCTCTTATCGATGTGCAAGGGGGACTAATCACCTTGAAAGAGGGAGACGCCAAGGCTAGTTTCAAGCTTGCAATTGATGAACATTGTTGCTCTAAGATGAAAAGTTGTATGAAAGTTGACACTCTTGCTTGTGTTGAGCACAATCATTCTTGTGCTATTGCTTCTAACAATCCTTGTGTTCTTAAGTGTGATTTTGAGTTTGATAGGAAGGTGAAGAAGGATATGCACGAGAGCTCCTTTGTGCTAGGCGGTTCTTATGATGACGTCATCACCATTCCCGACACATTCGGGATGGATCTTGATGATGTGGGGGCACTCACTCCGGTATGTAATGGTAAGAGGTGTATGAGCAAGAAGTCTAAGCAAGGCAATCCTATGCCTAGGAAGACTTGGTTTGGTCCCCACTCAATAAGTTGTGGTTTGGGTAAGTTGTTTGTGCCCAAGGAGGCCAAGAAAGGTTTGTTGACTAGTGTTGACCCGAGGTTTGTTGTGTTTGACCCCCCTTGACTTTTGGGggtccgtcaagctaatgacgttaaacgagcgctaccagGAGGCAACCCGTGTAATCATTTCCTCTCTTGTCCCCCCCATGAgctttggggggattcgtcaagctaatgacgttaaacgagcgctacccgggaggcaactcggttgtctaactcctagttttagtttttatttgattttatgcATTATTTTCCATTAATTAGCTTAATTCTCGATTTAAAGGGGAAGCCATTGAAACATTTGCAAAATcatgttttgtgcgaccgaacaggattcctcgttcgatcgcacaaaactgGTTTTTGGAAAACGATCgcaaagttttaaaaattctATCGCACAGGTCTGTGCGACGGAACGAATTTTTCTGTTGGATCGCACAGACAGGCGGGGCTGCCTCTGAACTCTTTAATTCGAAAATCGCGACTCCCCCTCCTATTTTTCTTCATTTGTTCGACTATCCTCTCATACTCTCCTCTCCATTGCTCTCTTCTCTCacttactactactactactcctCATCAATTTCATTCACTTCCCTTTACAAATTTCACTTCCCATTCATCAAATACACTCAATCGCATTCATCCCAACCCCCAAAATCcccaaaatttcagatttttgcaaaaccaatttctagggtttttgtgAAATTGGTCATAATTGTGTGTGTGGTAAATTGGAACTCTAGAGGCTACTTGGGATCGATCTTAGACAACTTCCTTTGCTTGTGGTGAtgatttctttcccttaattctTATATTTCATTCCattttcaccatgttcatattgtttttgatttttctgaaatttttgatttttgggtGTTTGTTGATGCATGTTTGTATTGTGATTAATCTTTAATTGTCTAGATGAGCTATGCATGTTTGATTCCTTGTTCCATTTAAGCTCTAGACTTTTTGTGAGATTTTGGGCTACTTTGATTATACTTGTTTGTGGAAGTGTTGGTTGATTGATTGTGGTTGTTAGTGTGGAGTAATGTGGTTAGTTCATACTTTTTGAGAGGTCGGTGTACTGTTTGGAGCTTGTTGAAGAATTAATGGAGATAGTTTACCCTTCGCTCTTGTAGTTGTTTGTTTGTCCTAGATTGTGAACTAACTTAGTTTACTCTTCTTTGTGTGTCTTGGTTTGTTTCTCTTTGTTTTATAGATTTTTGCTTAGCTTCAACTCATCTCAATGGCACCAAAGCGCTCAAAGAAGAACCCCACCGTGACCGCGACCGCGACCACCTCTACATCAAAAAGGAAAGCACCAACCCCGCCGGGCATGGAAACCTACGGAATTGAGTTCACCGAGCAACGATCTTGGGATTTCTTTGAGCTCCTTTCCAAGAGGACCATTAAGCCCACCAAGTTCTTCCATCGGGAGAGCGTTCGTAGCTTGGGGGTCGAGGCCGAGGTTGACAAGTTGATCAAGGGCTTAGGGTGGGAAGAGTTCGCAAAGATGAGTGCCCCAACCAACAAAAGGTTGACATTGGAGTTCCTCTCCTCGGCTCGGAAGAACTTTGTAGAAGATGAGGTTGGTGATAATGTGGTAGAATTGAGCTTCCAAGTCTTCGGTCGCCAATACAAGTTGAATCACAATCAAATCAATGCCCTCTTTTCCATCGACTCGGAGCACGGTTTCGTCATGAACCCAAGGTCCGAatgtgctaacaactatgatGAAAATAGTTGGTGGAGGGAGCTCACTGGAGACGACGGGGATTTCTTCTCCGCCTCGGCCAAATCTTCTTCATTCCATCATCCCTCCATCCGCATCATGAGCCGCCTCCTCATCTATGCCCTTTTCTCTAAGGGTGCTACCGGTGCCTTGTCGGGCACGAAACTTGGTGGTTTTTGGTTGGCCACACAAGAGGAGCAAGGGGTACTTGATTTCGGGCAATTTCTCATTTCCCGGATCATCGAGGTTCGGGATAGCCACTTGAATAAATCCGACATCCTCCTTGGCGGCATGCTTACTCTTCTTGTTCGGCTTCTACCGAACAACCCTCATGCCAAGGAGATGACGAATTTACCTCCCATGGCCGGTGGTGAGTTCTTAAACATCCGGGCGATGTACCATGCCACTTGGCTCCACTACACCACCAATGAGGCACAATGGATTTGGCTTGTGAGGAAGGCCGATTGGTGCTTTCTTCCGCACCCGCCCATCACTTCGTGGTCCCCTAATGTCCGTTTCTTGCTTCTGCGGCATCATAAGTTTGTCAAGTCCGCCGCCGCCACCGCCACTGCCGCGCCTACCGGTACCTCTACTCGAGCTCCTCCTCGGTCTCCTAGTCCACCTCCCCCGAATGCGGGTAATAtacctctctcctctccttttgacTTGACGGGTTTGCAATCCACCCTTGCGACTATCTTGCAAGGGCAAGAGGACCAAGCTCGTACCTTGGCTTCTCTTGCTCCTCAAGGGAGTCGCACGGGAGGTTCTTTTCCcgattttgactcgtcctactacggtAGGCGGGTGTACAACTACCATGTTGACAAAGGGGACTTTGCCCTTATGTCAACTATCCCTACCATcctccccaacaagggcccatcCCGAGTTGGAACGAGGAGCGTACACCCACTTACCCGTATTGGACGGGACCTTCCCAACCCGGTGTCAGTCCCCCCTCTTTTCGGCCTTACGATTATACTATGATGGGCGGGAGTGACTACAGTGGTGAACCTATGTATCCCACACCCCCACCGGTTGATCGGCCCAATAGTTGGCCCGAGGATTTCACCGGGTGACCTAGGAGATATACGGGTGGTTGGGATGGTCCCCGAGGAGAGCCACCCCATGGCAACTACCCCCTTCGGCCCGAATATGGTTGGCCGCCCTATACCGACGCTTCGggtcccgatgtggaccccacctacaaTTTCACCCCGTTCACCGACGATGCGGCTCGTGCTCATCGTCTTGAGCGGGATGAATATTGGAGGATTCATGATGCAAAGGGTAAAGGGCATGCCTCGGGCCCTTCTTCTCAGGGTTTACTCCGTTTCTCCCCCATCTTGATGTGATGGTATTCTTgtgattagcttgggggagaaaTGCGGAGTAGGCGTTTGTTATGTGGAGTGTTTGATGCTTGTTGGTGTTGATCGTCTTGCCACTTCATGTTGTTGTATATATGATGATGAGTTTTTGCTtgttttgagtttgttttggcCGTTTGGCCTTGTCTACTAAcatttttcttgattgttttttaGTGTTTTTTGTGGTTTGGTTTCGTTGTTGTGGGTTCATACTTGCACCCATTGCCTTGTTCGTCGATATGTTAGTGAGTTTATTCGgtttttaccggttctttgcgggacttgctcccatgACATTTctggtaatatccttctatctcacatgcattctttgggacgggcatattgcatatggggcatttggttggatgggtagctgtgcccctccttgtttagttttaggccttgaggatatggcctaattctagcttggggggagttttgttgtgttGCCTATTTGTGATGCTCATGTCTTGAAAACCTTACCATGATGTGCACTTGTATATGttaatttctttgtttttaatttgatgttagtttgattttggtttcttttcttttagtttgttttgtttgtttctttttgttttcctttttggtgtgttttctttttcttttccttttgtcaaggcaagtttttctaggttttcttaggcaatattcttgatttgggcaaataaaattggaacttgtagactagaatgcttttattcccaattggtagatgtttacacgatttttaatgtcttgggccgaatttaggatttggtgttaagttggttagaactttgggtagcatgtgtcttgaacccttgggttgtggtaagatggtgtcgatctctctagtgacttgaaaccggagagagttggatttgctcccatgtgaggttcatgttcaaattagcccaaacacatatacatatatattgagtggcatggatcc encodes:
- the LOC130471578 gene encoding uncharacterized protein: MYITIPFTVALKQMPTYTRFLKKILSGKRDFDVKETVNLTENYSAIILNQTPPKLKDLVFAKLEIGDLVPTNITLQLADRSVKYPIGKVEDVPLVVGKLAFLVDFVVLDIDEDSHTPIIGCSYRCARGTNHLERGRRQG